In Gossypium arboreum isolate Shixiya-1 chromosome 5, ASM2569848v2, whole genome shotgun sequence, a single genomic region encodes these proteins:
- the LOC108451868 gene encoding phosphate transporter PHO1 homolog 3-like, whose product MKFGKEFTSQMVPEWQEAYMDYGFLKTLLKEIHGFKQRARPPATPGGLKRKLTLYRAFSGLVHRHNHPTSPSSPDIEEQPILVNSVDRNGSRSYETTFLMQADDGAEYELVFFRRLDDEFNKVNKFYKSKVEEVTKEAEILNKQMDALIAFRIKVENPQGWSWEDRSGEMTRLASDVAASTAALAASTPAGARASRRAEHMEVIEEGPSRHEESDEDKEEIVQVQKSVNNDLKGRKPAPLQILNRVKINNTLETPRSTIKGFLNVPKQTELKFNRENLKKVEDQLKRAFVAFYQKLRLLKSFSFLNTLAFSKIMKKYDKITSRNATKSYMNTVDNSYLGSSDEVTKLMERVEVTFIKHFANSNRSKGMSVLRPKVRKQRHRITFSTGFFAGCTFALLIALILIARARDIMGEEGRIQYMETMFPLYSLFGFIVLHMLMYAANVYLWRRYRVNYAFIFGFKQGSELGYREVLLVSFGIAVLALTSVLSNLDMEMDPKTKDYEAFTEIIPLILVVIMFIILFLPFNILYRSSRFFFLTCSFHCIFAPLYKVTLPDFFLADQLTSQVQALRSLESYICYYGWGDFRHRRNTCNTSDVFNTFSFIVAVIPYWSRLLQCLRRLFEEKAPEQGHNGLKYFITIVALCLRTAYSLNKGLSWKVLAVIFSVAAAIFSTYWDLVHDWGLLHRKSKNRWLRDKLLIPNKSVYFGAMVLNVVLRFAWLQSVFNFNLFDLHKQTLVTIVACLEIIRRGMWNFFRLENEHLNNVGKYRAFKSVPLPFNYDEDEDKGE is encoded by the exons ATGAAGTTCGGGAAGGAATTTACATCTCAAATGGTGCCGGAATGGCAAGAAGCATACATGGACTATGGTTTTCTCAAGACCCTTTTAAAAGAAATCCATGGTTTCAAGCAGCGGGCCAGACCACCAGCCACCCCAGGTGGTCTGAAACGAAAGCTCACACTGTATCGAGCTTTCAGTGGTTTGGTCCATAGGCACAACCACCCCACCAGTCCGTCTTCACCGGATATCGAAGAGCAACCGATTTTAGTTAACTCCGTCGACCGTAACGGTTCCCGGAGCTACGAAACGACTTTCCTTATGCAAGCCGACGATGGAGCAGAGTACGAGTTGGTGTTTTTTAGAAGATTGGATGATGAGTTCAATAAGGTGAACAAGTTCTACAAGTCCAAGGTGGAAGAAGTGACCAAAGAGGCAGAGATCTTGAACAAGCAAATGGATGCTTTGATTGCTTTCAGAATCAAAGTGGAGAACCCTCAAGGATGGTCGTGGGAAGACAGGTCCGGCGAGATGACCCGTCTTGCTTCTGACGTGGCCGCCTCAACCGCCGCCTTAGCTGCTTCGACTCCAGCTGGTGCCAGGGCAAGCA GGAGAGCTGAACACATGGAAGTCATAGAAGAAGGACCAAGCAGACATGAAGAATCAGATGAggataaagaagaaattgttcaAGTTCAAAAGTCAGTGAACAATGACCTTAAGGGTCGTAAACCAGCTCCGTTGCAAATTCTAAACCGTGTTAAAATCAACAACACTCTCGAGACACCTCGATCAACCATTAAAGGTTTTCTAAACGTACCTAAGCAGACTGAGCTGAAGTTTAATAGGGAAAATCTTAAGAAAGTTGAGGACCAACTTAAGCGAGCTTTTGTTGCATTCTATCAAAAACTGCGCCTTCTCAAGAGTTTTAG CTTCTTAAACACATTAGCCTTCtcaaaaatcatgaaaaaataTGACAAG ATCACTTCAAGGAACGCTACGAAATCTTACATGAATACCGTGGATAATTCTTACCTAGGGAGCTCTGACGAG GTTACCAAACTTATGGAGAGAGTAGAAGTTACATTCATCAAGCATTTCGCAAACTCGAACCGCAGTAAAGGAATGAGCGTTTTAAGACCAAAAGTTAGGAAACAAAGACATAGAATAACATTTTCTACTG GTTTCTTTGCTGGATGCACATTTGCTCTCCTAATAGCACTTATTTTGATTGCTCGTGCCCGAGATATCATGGGAGAGGAAGGAAGGATCCAGTACATGGAAACCATGTTCCCTCTTTACAG TTTATTTGGATTCATTGTTCTACACATGCTTATGTATGCTGCCAATGTATACTTATGGAGGCGGTATCGGGTTAATTATGCCTTCATATTCGGTTTCAAGCAGGGATCTGAGCTAGGCTATAGAGAAGTGCTGCTTGTAAGCTTTGGTATTGCAGTGCTGGCACTAACTAGTGTGCTTTCAAATCTTGATATGGAGATGGATCCGAAAACAAAGGATTACGAAGCATTCACTGAAATCATCCCTTTGATCTTGGTGGTG ATTATGTTTATCATACTCTTCTTGCCATTCAACATCTTATATCGATCCAGCCGATTCTTCTTCCTAACATGTTCGTTCCATTGTATCTTTGCCCCTCTCTACAAG GTCACTCTACCAGATTTCTTCCTTGCAGATCAGTTAACTAGCCAG GTGCAAGCACTTCGGAGCCTCGAGTCCTACATTTGCTACTACGGTTGGGGAGACTTCAGACACCGACGAAACACCTGCAACACCAGCGATGTATTCAACACGTTCAGCTTCATTGTGGCGGTGATCCCGTACTGGTCTCGCCTCCTTCAATGCCTGCGTCGCTTGTTCGAAGAGAAAGCCCCCGAGCAAGGACACAACGGATTGAAATATTTCATCACCATCGTCGCCCTTTGCTTAAGAACTGCTTACAGTCTTAACAAGGGGTTAAGCTGGAAAGTATTAGCCGTCATTTTCTCGGTTGCTGCTGCAATTTTCAGTACTTATTGGGACCTTGTCCACGACTGGGGACTCCTGCACCGGAAGTCGAAGAACCGATGGCTGAGAGACAAACTCCTTATCCCTAACAAAAGCGTATACTTTGGTGCCATG GTTCTGAATGTTGTGCTGAGATTTGCGTGGCTGCAGTCAGTGTTCAACTTCAACTTGTTTGATTTGCATAAACAAACGTTGGTGACCATAGTGGCTTGCTTGGAGATCATCCGACGTGGCATGTGGAATTTCTTCAGGCTAGAAAACGAGCATTTGAACAACGTGGGGAAGTACCGTGCATTCAAATCAGTGCCGTTACCTTTCAACTATGATGAAGATGAAGACAAAGGTGAATAG